In one window of Patagioenas fasciata isolate bPatFas1 chromosome 34, bPatFas1.hap1, whole genome shotgun sequence DNA:
- the RXRB gene encoding retinoic acid receptor RXR-beta isoform X1 — MGSPLPPPGLGSPFPVISSSMGSPGGGGLPATPPIAYGPVSSPQINSTVTLPGLPPPVSSSDDVKPPLGLRPVPCHPHGGTGKRLCAICGDRSSGKHYGVYSCEGCKGFFKRTIRKDLTYTCRDNKDCVVDKRQRNRCQYCRYQKCLATGMKREAVQEERQRGKDKDGDGDLVANANEEMPVEKILEAELAVEQKSDQTVEGGGGGGGSSPNDPVTNICQAADKQLFTLVEWAKRIPHFSQLPLDDQVILLRAGWNELLIASFSHRSITVKDGILLATGLHVHRNSAHSAGVGAIFDRVLTELVSKMRDMRMDKTELGCLRAIILFNPDAKGLSNPGEVELLREKVYASLESYCKQKYPEQQGRFAKLLLRLPALRSIGLKCLEHLFFFKLIGDTPIDTFLMEMLEAPHQLS, encoded by the exons atggggtcccccctgcccccccccggcCTGGGCTCCCCCTTCCCCGTCATCAGCTCCTCCATGGGCTccccgggcgggggggggctccccgcgACCCCCCCCATCGCCTACGGCCCCGTCAGCAGCCCCCAG ATCAACTCGACGGTGACGCTCCCCGGGCTGCCCCCCCCCGTCAGCAGCTCTGACGACGTGAAACCCCCGCTGGGGCTGCGCCCCGTCCCCTGTCACCCCCACGGGGGCACCGGCAAGCGGCTCTGCGCCATCTGCGGGGACAGGTCCTCCg GGAAGCACTACGGCGTGTACAGCTGCGAGGGCTGCAAGGGCTTCTTCAAGCGCACCATCCGCAAGGACCTGACCTACACGTGCCGCGACAACAAGGACTGCGTGGTGGACAAGCGCCAGCGCAACCGCTGCCAGTACTGCCGCTACCAGAAGTGCCTGGCCACCGGCATGAAGCGCGAGG CCGTGCAGGAGGAGCGCCAGCGCGGCAAGGACAAGGACGGCGACGGCGACCTGGTGGCCAACGCCAACGAGGAGATGCCGGTGGAGAAGATCCTGGAGGCCGAGCTGGCGGTGGAGCAGAAGTCGGACCAAACGGtggagggcggcggcggcggcgggggcagcTCG cccaaTGACCCGGTGACCAACATCTGCCAGGCCGCCGACAAGCAGCTCTTCACGCTGGTGGAGTGGGCCAAGCGCATCCCCCATTTCTCACAGCTGCCCCTGGACGACCAAGTCATCCTGCTGCGGGCGG GCTGGAACGAGCTGCTGATCGCGTCCTTCTCGCACCGCTCCATCACGGTCAAGGACGGGATCCTCTTGGCCACCGGCCTCCACGTCCACCGCAACAGCGCCCACAGCGCGGGCGTGGGGGCCATTTTCGACAG GGTGCTGACCGAGCTGGTCTCCAAGATGCGCGACATGCGGATGGATAAGACGGAGCTGGGCTGCCTTCGCGCCATCATCCTCTTCAACCCGG ACGCCAAAGGGCTCTCGAACCCGGGCGAGGTGGAGCTGCTGCGGGAGAAGGTTTACGCGTCGCTGGAGTCCTATTGCAAACAGAAATACCCCGAGCAGCAGGGcag GTTCGCCAAACTGCTGCTGCGCCTGCCCGCCCTGCGCTCCATCGGCCTcaagtgcctggagcacctcttctTCTTCAAGCTCATCGGGGACACCCCCATCGACACCTTCCTCATGGAGATGCTGGAGGCGCCGCACCAGCTCTCCTGA
- the RXRB gene encoding retinoic acid receptor RXR-beta isoform X2, producing the protein MGSPLPPPGLGSPFPVISSSMGSPGGGGLPATPPIAYGPVSSPQINSTVTLPGLPPPVSSSDDVKPPLGLRPVPCHPHGGTGKRLCAICGDRSSGKHYGVYSCEGCKGFFKRTIRKDLTYTCRDNKDCVVDKRQRNRCQYCRYQKCLATGMKREAVQEERQRGKDKDGDGDLVANANEEMPVEKILEAELAVEQKSDQTVEGGGGGGGSSAADKQLFTLVEWAKRIPHFSQLPLDDQVILLRAGWNELLIASFSHRSITVKDGILLATGLHVHRNSAHSAGVGAIFDRVLTELVSKMRDMRMDKTELGCLRAIILFNPDAKGLSNPGEVELLREKVYASLESYCKQKYPEQQGRFAKLLLRLPALRSIGLKCLEHLFFFKLIGDTPIDTFLMEMLEAPHQLS; encoded by the exons atggggtcccccctgcccccccccggcCTGGGCTCCCCCTTCCCCGTCATCAGCTCCTCCATGGGCTccccgggcgggggggggctccccgcgACCCCCCCCATCGCCTACGGCCCCGTCAGCAGCCCCCAG ATCAACTCGACGGTGACGCTCCCCGGGCTGCCCCCCCCCGTCAGCAGCTCTGACGACGTGAAACCCCCGCTGGGGCTGCGCCCCGTCCCCTGTCACCCCCACGGGGGCACCGGCAAGCGGCTCTGCGCCATCTGCGGGGACAGGTCCTCCg GGAAGCACTACGGCGTGTACAGCTGCGAGGGCTGCAAGGGCTTCTTCAAGCGCACCATCCGCAAGGACCTGACCTACACGTGCCGCGACAACAAGGACTGCGTGGTGGACAAGCGCCAGCGCAACCGCTGCCAGTACTGCCGCTACCAGAAGTGCCTGGCCACCGGCATGAAGCGCGAGG CCGTGCAGGAGGAGCGCCAGCGCGGCAAGGACAAGGACGGCGACGGCGACCTGGTGGCCAACGCCAACGAGGAGATGCCGGTGGAGAAGATCCTGGAGGCCGAGCTGGCGGTGGAGCAGAAGTCGGACCAAACGGtggagggcggcggcggcggcgggggcagcTCG GCCGCCGACAAGCAGCTCTTCACGCTGGTGGAGTGGGCCAAGCGCATCCCCCATTTCTCACAGCTGCCCCTGGACGACCAAGTCATCCTGCTGCGGGCGG GCTGGAACGAGCTGCTGATCGCGTCCTTCTCGCACCGCTCCATCACGGTCAAGGACGGGATCCTCTTGGCCACCGGCCTCCACGTCCACCGCAACAGCGCCCACAGCGCGGGCGTGGGGGCCATTTTCGACAG GGTGCTGACCGAGCTGGTCTCCAAGATGCGCGACATGCGGATGGATAAGACGGAGCTGGGCTGCCTTCGCGCCATCATCCTCTTCAACCCGG ACGCCAAAGGGCTCTCGAACCCGGGCGAGGTGGAGCTGCTGCGGGAGAAGGTTTACGCGTCGCTGGAGTCCTATTGCAAACAGAAATACCCCGAGCAGCAGGGcag GTTCGCCAAACTGCTGCTGCGCCTGCCCGCCCTGCGCTCCATCGGCCTcaagtgcctggagcacctcttctTCTTCAAGCTCATCGGGGACACCCCCATCGACACCTTCCTCATGGAGATGCTGGAGGCGCCGCACCAGCTCTCCTGA